In one Acomys russatus chromosome X, mAcoRus1.1, whole genome shotgun sequence genomic region, the following are encoded:
- the LOC127184886 gene encoding medium-wave-sensitive opsin 1, whose translation MAQRLTGEQTLDHYEDSTHASVFIYTNSNSTRGPFEGPNYHIAPRWVYHLASIWMIFVVIASVFTNGLVLVATMRFKKLRHPLNWILVNLAVADLVETIIASTISVVNQIYGYFILGHPLCVIEGYVVALCGITGLWSLAIISWERWLVVCKPFGNLRFDAKLATVGIVFSWVWAAVWTAPPIFGWSRYWPYGLKTSCGPDVFSGTSYPGVQSYMMVLMVTCCIFPLSIIVLCYLQVWLAIRAVAKQQKESESTQKAEKEVTRMVVVMVFAYCLCWGPYAFFACYATAHPGYAFHPLVASLPSYFAKSATIYNPIIYVFMNRQFRNCILQLFGKKVDDSSELSSTSKTEVSSVSSVSPA comes from the exons ATGGCCCAAAGGCTTACAGGTGAACAGACGCTGGACCACTATGAGGATAGCACCCATGCAAGTGTCTTCATCTATACCAACAGCAACAGCACCAGAG GTCCCTTTGAAGGCCCCAATTATCACATCGCTCCCAGGTGGGTGTACCACCTCGCCAGCATCTGGATGATTTTTGTGGTCATTGCATCTGTCTTCACTAATGGACTTGTGCTGGTGGCCACCATGCGGTTCAAAAAGCTGCGCCATCCTCTGAACTGGATTCTGGTGAACTTGGCAGTTGCTGACCTAGTAGAGACCATCATTGCCAGCACTATCAGTGTTGTGAACCAAATCTATGGCTACTTCATACTGGGCCACCCTCTCTGTGTCATCGAAGGCTACGTTGTCGCCTTGTGTG GCATCACAGGTCTCTGGTCACTGGCCATTATTTCCTGGGAGAGGTGGCTGGTGGTTTGCAAGCCCTTTGGCAATTTGAGATTTGATGCTAAGCTGGCAACTGTGGGAATCGTCTTCTCCTGGGTCTGGGCGGCTGTGTGGACAGCCCCACCAATCTTTGGTTGGAGCAG GTACTGGCCTTATGGCCTGAAGACATCCTGTGGTCCAGATGTGTTCAGCGGTACCTCGTACCCCGGGGTTCAGTCTTATATGATGGTCCTCATGGTCACGTGCTGCATCTTCCCACTCAGCATCATCGTGCTCTGCTACCTCCAAGTGTGGCTGGCCATCCGAGCA GTAGCAAAGCAGCAGAAAGAATCTGAGtccacccagaaggctgagaaGGAGGTGACAcgcatggtggtggtgatggtctTCGCATACTGCCTCTGCTGGGGGCCCTATGCTTTCTTTGCATGCTATGCTACTGCCCACCCTGGCTATGCCTTCCATCCTCTTGTGGCCTCCCTACCATCCTACTTTGCCAAAAGTGCCACTATCTACAACCCCATTATCTATGTCTTTATGAACCGGCAG TTTCGAAACTGCATCTTACAGCTCTTTGGAAAGAAAGTTGATGATAGCTCTGAACTTTCCAGCACCTCCAAAACAGAAGTCTCATCTGTCTCTTCAGTGTCCCCTGCATGA